The following are encoded in a window of Thermoanaerobacter ethanolicus JW 200 genomic DNA:
- a CDS encoding DUF917 domain-containing protein, with translation MKKDIEKIKKIDVQVVEDIAVGAALLGTGGGGDPYVGKLMAIQALQKNGPVELIDVDDIPDDALVVPVAMMGAPTVLVEKVPSGKEIFKAFDSLQSFLGKEVYAVLPIEAGGVNSMIPIMVAAEKKLPLVDVDGMGRAFPELQMVTYHLYGVSATPMVLADEKGNSILLHTISNFWTESLARNATVVMGGSVMIAIYPMTGKDLKRAGIRNVISYSAQIGRAIREAHKKGEDPIEALLEVTGGYMLFKGKISDVQRRTTGGFVRGEAHIDGIDQYKGEAMTINFQNENLIARRNGKVVATVPDLICTVDAHTALPITTEGLRYGQRVFIIGIPCDKKWRTEKGIETVGPRYFGYDVDYIPLEELNRG, from the coding sequence ATGAAAAAGGATATAGAAAAAATTAAGAAAATCGATGTGCAAGTAGTCGAAGACATTGCGGTTGGAGCTGCTCTTCTCGGAACTGGGGGAGGAGGAGACCCTTATGTAGGCAAACTCATGGCTATTCAAGCTCTACAAAAAAATGGTCCAGTAGAACTTATTGATGTTGACGATATCCCCGATGATGCATTAGTTGTTCCTGTAGCAATGATGGGAGCGCCGACAGTATTAGTAGAAAAAGTACCCTCAGGAAAAGAGATTTTCAAGGCTTTTGATAGTCTCCAAAGTTTCCTTGGGAAGGAAGTATATGCGGTTCTTCCTATTGAAGCTGGTGGAGTTAATTCAATGATACCTATTATGGTTGCAGCTGAGAAGAAACTACCACTGGTAGACGTAGATGGCATGGGAAGGGCTTTCCCGGAGCTGCAAATGGTGACATATCACCTTTATGGAGTTTCTGCAACACCTATGGTTTTAGCAGATGAAAAAGGTAATTCTATACTTTTACACACAATCAGTAATTTCTGGACGGAAAGTCTTGCTAGAAATGCTACGGTAGTTATGGGTGGATCAGTTATGATAGCAATTTATCCGATGACTGGAAAAGATTTAAAACGAGCAGGAATAAGAAATGTTATTTCTTATTCGGCTCAAATTGGAAGAGCGATACGCGAAGCCCACAAGAAAGGTGAAGATCCTATAGAGGCACTTTTAGAAGTGACAGGTGGATACATGCTTTTCAAAGGCAAAATTTCTGATGTGCAAAGGCGTACTACTGGTGGATTTGTCCGCGGGGAAGCTCATATTGATGGAATTGACCAATATAAAGGGGAAGCCATGACTATTAATTTCCAAAATGAAAATTTAATAGCTCGCCGCAATGGAAAAGTTGTAGCTACCGTACCTGACTTGATTTGTACCGTTGACGCCCATACAGCTTTACCTATAACCACCGAAGGATTACGTTATGGACAGAGAGTATTTATTATAGGAATTCCGTGTGATAAGAAGTGGAGAACTGAAAAAGGCATTGAAACTGTTGGTCCGCGTTACTTTGGATATGATGTTGATTATATACCTTTAGAAGAACTCAATAGAGGTTAA
- a CDS encoding hydantoinase/oxoprolinase N-terminal domain-containing protein yields the protein MEYRIGIDVGGTNTDAVLVNENMELIESVKVPTTKDVSSGIFEALNKVLDKSNIDRKKIKYAMLGTTHATNAIAERKRLCKTAIIRIGKPATEAIAPLVGWPKDLVEAIGNHYYLIAGGNEFDGREISPLDEDELRKIAKEIKGKVESVAVISVFSPVSNKHELRAKEILQEVLGEIPISLSHEIGSLGLLERENATVLNAALVEVARTTANSFKDALKREGLTEATVYLCQNDGTLMSIDYAMRYPILTIACGPTNSIRGAAFLSKLENALVLDVGGTTSDIGVISQGFPRESSIAVEIGGVRTNFRMPDLISLALGGGTIIREENGEIKVGPESVGYRITEEALVFGGKTITATDIAVRLGLAEVGSKEKVKDIPLEFAKRAHAKMQEMINEAIDKMKTSKEPQPLVLVGGGSIIVADEVHGVNEIVRPKNFGVANALGAAIAQVSGEIDRIYSLSDMSREAALNDAKQRAINEAIKAGANPESVDVVYVEDIPLAYLPGNAVRIRVKAAGNLI from the coding sequence ATGGAATATCGTATTGGAATTGATGTTGGTGGGACCAATACTGACGCAGTCTTAGTAAATGAAAATATGGAACTAATAGAGAGTGTTAAAGTACCGACTACTAAAGATGTTTCAAGCGGTATATTTGAAGCATTGAATAAGGTATTAGATAAAAGTAACATAGATCGCAAAAAGATAAAATATGCAATGTTAGGAACAACCCATGCTACAAATGCCATTGCTGAGCGCAAAAGGCTTTGTAAGACTGCAATTATTCGAATTGGTAAACCCGCAACCGAAGCAATTGCTCCGCTAGTTGGTTGGCCTAAGGATTTGGTTGAGGCGATAGGGAATCATTATTACCTAATTGCCGGTGGAAATGAATTTGATGGCAGAGAAATAAGTCCACTAGATGAAGATGAGCTTCGTAAAATCGCCAAGGAAATTAAAGGCAAAGTAGAAAGTGTTGCGGTAATATCTGTATTTTCTCCGGTTAGCAATAAACATGAATTAAGAGCAAAAGAAATATTGCAAGAAGTTCTTGGGGAAATACCAATATCTCTATCTCATGAAATTGGTTCCCTTGGCCTACTTGAGAGGGAAAATGCTACTGTTTTAAACGCCGCTTTAGTTGAAGTTGCTCGGACAACTGCTAATAGTTTTAAAGATGCTTTGAAACGAGAAGGTCTTACAGAGGCTACCGTATATCTTTGTCAAAACGATGGAACTTTAATGTCGATTGATTATGCGATGCGTTATCCTATCTTAACAATTGCTTGTGGTCCTACAAACAGTATTCGTGGAGCAGCTTTTCTTAGTAAGCTAGAAAATGCATTAGTGCTTGACGTTGGTGGAACTACAAGTGACATTGGAGTTATTTCTCAGGGATTTCCTAGAGAATCTTCCATTGCAGTAGAAATTGGCGGGGTGCGGACAAACTTTAGAATGCCTGACTTAATTTCACTCGCACTTGGCGGTGGTACAATTATTCGTGAAGAGAACGGCGAAATTAAAGTAGGTCCTGAAAGTGTAGGGTATAGAATTACCGAAGAGGCTTTGGTATTTGGAGGGAAAACCATAACTGCTACTGACATTGCAGTTCGTTTAGGATTGGCAGAAGTAGGTTCTAAGGAAAAAGTAAAAGATATACCTTTAGAATTTGCTAAGCGAGCACATGCCAAAATGCAAGAAATGATTAATGAAGCCATTGACAAAATGAAAACCAGTAAAGAACCACAACCTCTTGTATTGGTTGGCGGAGGAAGTATTATTGTTGCCGATGAAGTACACGGTGTAAATGAAATAGTAAGGCCGAAAAATTTTGGAGTAGCCAATGCTTTAGGTGCTGCTATAGCTCAGGTTAGTGGTGAAATAGATCGCATTTATTCTTTGAGTGATATGAGCAGAGAGGCAGCATTAAACGATGCAAAGCAACGGGCAATAAATGAAGCAATAAAAGCAGGGGCTAATCCTGAATCAGTGGATGTCGTTTATGTTGAAGATATACCTTTAGCTTATCTTCCCGGAAATGCAGTTAGAATTAGAGTTAAAGCAGCAGGAAATTTAATTTAA
- a CDS encoding aspartate/glutamate racemase family protein, which produces MKLKIIVPITSEAFNEEVKREIKHYVDPDDYVDVENLDYGPASIECEYDEAMAVPDILNKVKKAQEEGFEGIVIDCFGDPGVHAARELVDIPVCGGFEPSMQIALGLGQNIGVVTVLPNVIPMLHDLVAKMGIEKRIKALRYVNIPVLDLGDKKKLEDALFKESLDAIQKENVHVIVLGCTGMMGVANNLMNRLKEAGYDVPVIDPAFAAVRMVKTYIRMGLKHSRLTYMTPPAKPYTWWGK; this is translated from the coding sequence ATGAAACTAAAAATTATTGTACCGATTACCTCGGAGGCATTTAATGAAGAAGTTAAAAGGGAAATCAAGCACTATGTAGATCCTGATGATTATGTTGATGTTGAAAATTTGGATTATGGTCCAGCATCCATTGAATGCGAATATGATGAAGCTATGGCTGTACCAGATATCTTAAATAAGGTAAAGAAAGCTCAAGAAGAAGGATTTGAGGGTATAGTTATTGATTGTTTTGGGGATCCGGGGGTACATGCTGCACGGGAACTTGTTGATATACCCGTTTGCGGTGGTTTTGAACCTTCTATGCAAATTGCTTTAGGACTTGGTCAAAACATTGGTGTTGTTACAGTTTTGCCCAATGTTATTCCAATGTTACACGATTTAGTTGCCAAGATGGGAATAGAAAAGCGAATAAAAGCACTACGATATGTTAACATTCCAGTATTAGATTTGGGCGATAAGAAAAAATTAGAAGATGCCTTATTCAAGGAAAGCTTAGATGCAATTCAAAAAGAAAATGTTCATGTTATTGTATTAGGTTGTACTGGCATGATGGGAGTGGCTAATAATCTAATGAACAGGTTAAAAGAAGCTGGTTATGATGTTCCAGTAATAGACCCGGCCTTTGCTGCGGTAAGAATGGTTAAAACTTATATACGCATGGGATTGAAGCATAGCCGGTTGACTTACATGACTCCTCCTGCAAAACCATATACTTGGTGGGGAAAATAG
- a CDS encoding sensor histidine kinase encodes MGEVKLRDVIDVKKVEEILQNFSDVTGLGAIIATPDGESITKPSNFTEHCLLVRDTLHGKKGCFRSDAELGRLSLQKGGVAISLCHCEIIDLAAPLLVDGKCWGYVLCGQVFLSPPTEEMVKRAIDRAKNFGIAPEVYLEKFLKIKVVPQDYIIAAGNMLQIIASYLIELGLNKLMQEKLLEETKRRSEYENIIKTLELKTLQSQVNPHFLFNTLNTAARLAYLENAPRTAEIIYSLASLLRYSLRNLDQLVALKEEISYLKHYLHIQEIRYKDHIKSQIDVPTEIENVLLPVMSLQPIVENAIIHGLEEKEEGGVINIKAYQKDETIFIEVKDNGVGIDKKMLEVIKNDIEKGKGHTTALGLQNVDRRIKMYFGKEYGLEIRSEKGNGTLVVLKIPIIKKEVGKYNEIQSNDL; translated from the coding sequence ATGGGAGAAGTTAAGTTAAGAGATGTAATTGACGTAAAAAAAGTAGAAGAAATATTACAAAATTTCTCGGATGTTACAGGACTTGGTGCCATTATCGCAACACCAGATGGAGAAAGTATTACAAAACCTAGTAATTTTACAGAACATTGTTTACTCGTAAGAGATACTTTGCATGGAAAAAAAGGATGTTTTAGATCTGATGCAGAATTAGGTAGGCTTTCTTTACAAAAAGGGGGGGTAGCTATTTCACTTTGCCATTGTGAGATAATTGACTTGGCAGCTCCATTACTGGTAGATGGGAAATGTTGGGGATATGTATTATGTGGACAAGTATTTTTATCTCCTCCTACAGAAGAAATGGTTAAAAGAGCAATAGATCGGGCAAAGAATTTCGGCATAGCTCCTGAAGTATATCTTGAAAAATTTTTAAAGATAAAAGTAGTGCCCCAAGATTACATTATAGCAGCTGGGAATATGCTCCAGATTATTGCTAGTTACTTAATAGAACTTGGCCTTAATAAACTTATGCAAGAAAAACTTCTTGAGGAAACTAAACGGAGGTCCGAATATGAAAATATTATTAAAACTTTAGAGCTAAAAACTCTTCAGTCTCAAGTAAATCCTCATTTTTTATTCAATACCCTCAATACGGCTGCTCGATTAGCCTATTTAGAAAATGCGCCACGAACAGCGGAAATTATCTATTCTCTTGCTAGTCTTCTTAGGTATTCACTTCGAAATCTAGACCAACTTGTTGCCTTAAAAGAAGAGATATCGTACTTAAAACACTACCTTCATATCCAAGAAATAAGATATAAAGACCATATAAAATCGCAAATTGATGTTCCAACTGAAATCGAAAACGTACTTCTTCCGGTCATGAGTCTACAACCCATAGTAGAAAATGCTATAATTCACGGTCTGGAAGAAAAAGAAGAAGGGGGAGTAATTAATATAAAAGCTTATCAAAAGGATGAAACAATATTCATTGAAGTAAAGGACAATGGAGTGGGAATAGATAAGAAAATGCTTGAAGTAATTAAGAATGATATCGAAAAAGGTAAAGGACATACAACGGCACTAGGCCTACAAAATGTTGATAGACGAATAAAAATGTACTTTGGAAAAGAATATGGGTTAGAAATAAGGAGCGAAAAAGGAAATGGCACTTTAGTTGTTTTAAAAATACCGATAATTAAGAAAGAGGTGGGAAAATATAATGAAATACAAAGCAATGATTTGTGA
- a CDS encoding response regulator transcription factor: MKYKAMICDDEPLEREVLSMIVDKTGLPIEVICDAKNGNDAINKAKEFQPDIIFMDVKMPGIDGITAAKEIITFLPNVKLIIITAYDEFEYLKEALKLGVIEYLLKPVTPEEVETVARKVIEIFENERLNEKREEETRKIIQDMSKIIKTGILAAKILGCFFEEEVSDIEMKYLGIQSLPNSVLIIVPEIETQSKKIIHNKYAVYHTIEKITRKHSDIFVLALGEKIVIGFNGSKYDRYELAIKLKEEVETKTGIITTIGISDIGEFNNLKKLFEETDEMVKLGKFFLGEGNIIKKEDIEVFLKPHFVSLNTKRKQEEMIEFLQLGDSQKALQLLKEVVGEILTTTKNNLLECQINLIEIMMRIVKTISEVGMLTGEEGRVFQFCFSHLQKLMRTQNYRGITLWATSFLEEISDLFAGAKRNENNIVERVVKYINENFEKEIRLKELSQTIYLNPEYFSRLFKKEVGCTYAEYLTRIRIEAAKKYLANPSLTISEIARKVGYQDANYFSKVFKKVVGISPSEFRKLALCQ; encoded by the coding sequence ATGAAATACAAAGCAATGATTTGTGATGATGAGCCTTTAGAAAGAGAAGTACTTTCTATGATTGTTGATAAAACAGGTTTGCCAATTGAAGTAATATGCGATGCCAAAAATGGAAATGATGCAATTAATAAAGCTAAAGAATTTCAACCTGATATAATCTTTATGGATGTTAAAATGCCAGGAATTGACGGAATAACTGCTGCAAAGGAGATAATAACTTTTCTTCCCAACGTGAAGTTAATAATAATAACTGCTTATGATGAATTTGAATATCTCAAAGAAGCTTTAAAATTGGGTGTTATTGAATATCTTTTAAAACCTGTAACTCCAGAAGAGGTTGAGACGGTTGCCCGAAAAGTAATAGAAATCTTTGAGAATGAAAGGTTAAATGAAAAAAGAGAAGAAGAAACAAGGAAGATTATACAAGATATGAGTAAAATTATAAAAACAGGAATATTAGCGGCAAAAATTCTGGGGTGCTTTTTTGAAGAAGAAGTATCTGATATAGAAATGAAATATTTAGGAATACAATCACTCCCCAACTCCGTATTAATAATTGTTCCAGAAATTGAAACTCAAAGCAAAAAAATAATACACAATAAATATGCTGTGTACCATACAATTGAAAAAATTACAAGAAAACATTCAGACATTTTTGTACTTGCTTTAGGAGAAAAAATAGTTATTGGATTTAATGGTAGTAAATACGATAGATATGAGCTAGCAATTAAATTGAAAGAAGAAGTGGAAACAAAGACAGGAATTATTACTACAATTGGAATAAGTGATATAGGAGAATTTAATAATTTAAAAAAGTTATTTGAAGAAACAGATGAAATGGTGAAATTAGGAAAATTTTTTCTAGGAGAAGGAAATATAATAAAGAAGGAAGATATAGAAGTATTTCTAAAGCCTCACTTTGTTTCTTTAAATACCAAAAGGAAGCAAGAAGAAATGATAGAATTTTTACAATTAGGGGATAGTCAAAAAGCGCTCCAACTTCTAAAGGAGGTTGTAGGGGAAATTCTAACAACAACTAAAAACAATTTATTGGAATGCCAAATAAATCTTATAGAGATAATGATGAGAATAGTCAAAACAATAAGTGAAGTAGGAATGCTAACTGGTGAAGAAGGCAGAGTATTTCAATTTTGCTTTAGTCATTTGCAAAAACTTATGAGGACTCAAAATTATAGAGGTATTACCTTGTGGGCTACATCATTTTTAGAAGAAATTAGCGATCTTTTTGCTGGTGCCAAAAGGAATGAGAATAATATAGTCGAACGAGTAGTAAAGTATATAAATGAGAATTTTGAAAAAGAAATAAGGTTAAAAGAACTTTCTCAAACAATATATCTTAATCCTGAATATTTTAGTAGACTTTTTAAGAAAGAGGTTGGATGCACCTATGCTGAATATCTTACACGAATAAGAATTGAGGCAGCGAAAAAATATCTAGCTAATCCTTCGTTAACAATTTCTGAAATTGCAAGAAAGGTTGGCTATCAAGATGCTAATTATTTCAGTAAAGTATTTAAAAAAGTTGTTGGAATTTCTCCTAGTGAGTTTAGAAAATTGGCTCTTTGTCAATAG
- the ytaF gene encoding sporulation membrane protein YtaF, producing MKWLIILGFAISASIDNFGVGLSYGIRNIRISFFSNAIIAIIAFLFSISGIIFGKWLNSVLPGSLSIFVGAFLLFIIGLRIILLAVPRKSVNKKVRQSKYNSIKDILESPEIVDLDKSGEISLIEAILLGIALSANALTNGLGAGILSFSPFTISLTTSIGSFISVWVGVKLGKRVAEIRIGSFTLSQFGTLISGIILLFIAISTLF from the coding sequence ATGAAATGGCTAATTATTTTAGGCTTTGCAATATCAGCAAGCATAGACAACTTTGGTGTAGGCCTTTCTTATGGCATACGAAATATACGAATAAGTTTTTTCTCTAATGCTATTATCGCAATAATAGCTTTTTTGTTCAGTATATCTGGGATTATCTTTGGCAAATGGTTAAATTCAGTACTGCCTGGGTCACTTTCTATTTTTGTAGGGGCTTTTTTGCTGTTTATAATCGGACTTAGAATTATTTTACTAGCCGTACCTCGCAAGTCAGTTAACAAAAAGGTAAGACAGTCAAAATATAATTCTATAAAAGACATTTTAGAAAGTCCCGAAATTGTAGATTTGGATAAATCAGGAGAAATCAGTTTGATTGAAGCAATTCTTTTAGGAATAGCCCTTTCAGCAAATGCTCTTACCAACGGTTTGGGTGCAGGCATTTTAAGCTTTTCTCCTTTTACTATATCATTAACTACATCAATTGGAAGCTTTATTTCTGTTTGGGTAGGTGTAAAATTAGGAAAAAGAGTTGCGGAAATACGGATAGGTTCTTTTACACTTAGTCAGTTTGGAACACTGATAAGTGGTATTATTTTACTATTTATAGCAATTAGTACTTTGTTTTAA
- the ltrA gene encoding group II intron reverse transcriptase/maturase, with protein MDSKDMQRLQTTQQRGYPLNREMEFQKTTEVHSISSASEDGRNEVQRYTGKMLEMIVERGNMRAAYKRVVANKGSHGVDGMEVDELLPYLKENWPTIKQQLLEGKYKPQPVRRVEIPKPDGGVRLLGIPTVLDRLIQQAIAQILNKVYNHTFSDSSYGFRPGRSAKDAIKAAEAYINEGYTWVVDMDLEKFFDRVNHDIIMSKLEKRIGDKRVLKLIRRYLESGVMINGIKVSTEEGTPQGGPLSPLLANIMLDELDKELEKRGHKFCRYADDCNIYVKSRSAGNRVMKSIKKFIESKLKLKVNEAKSAVDRPWRRKFLGFSFYTKENEVRIRIHEKSIKRFKEKVREITNRNKGISMENRIKRLNQITTGWVNYFGLADAKSIMKTLDEWIRRRLRACIWKQWKKIKTKHDNLVKLGVEEQKAWEYANTRKGYWRISNSPILNKTLTNKYFESIGYKSLSQRYLIVHNS; from the coding sequence ATGGACTCGAAAGATATGCAGAGACTGCAGACAACTCAACAAAGAGGCTATCCGTTGAATAGAGAAATGGAATTTCAAAAGACAACGGAAGTGCATAGTATATCATCGGCGTCGGAAGATGGAAGAAACGAGGTACAAAGATATACCGGCAAGATGCTTGAAATGATAGTAGAACGAGGGAACATGAGAGCAGCATACAAGCGCGTTGTTGCAAATAAAGGAAGCCATGGAGTCGATGGGATGGAAGTAGATGAACTTCTACCGTATCTCAAAGAAAACTGGCCAACCATAAAACAACAACTGCTGGAGGGGAAATACAAACCACAACCAGTGCGAAGAGTAGAAATTCCCAAACCAGATGGAGGAGTAAGACTCCTAGGAATACCTACAGTACTAGACAGACTAATACAACAAGCAATAGCCCAAATACTAAATAAAGTCTACAACCATACATTTTCAGATAGCAGTTATGGATTCAGACCAGGACGCAGTGCAAAAGACGCAATAAAAGCCGCAGAAGCATACATAAATGAAGGATACACATGGGTTGTAGATATGGACTTAGAAAAGTTCTTTGACAGAGTAAACCACGACATAATAATGTCCAAACTAGAAAAGCGGATAGGAGATAAAAGGGTACTAAAGTTAATACGAAGATACCTAGAATCAGGAGTAATGATAAACGGAATCAAAGTATCAACAGAAGAAGGGACACCCCAAGGAGGGCCATTAAGTCCCCTATTAGCAAACATAATGTTGGACGAACTAGACAAAGAACTTGAGAAACGAGGGCATAAATTCTGCCGATATGCAGATGACTGCAACATATATGTAAAAAGCAGGTCTGCAGGAAACAGAGTAATGAAGAGCATAAAGAAATTCATAGAAAGCAAATTAAAACTAAAAGTCAACGAAGCAAAAAGTGCTGTAGATAGACCATGGAGAAGAAAATTTCTTGGATTTTCATTCTATACAAAAGAAAACGAAGTAAGAATAAGAATCCATGAAAAATCCATCAAAAGGTTTAAGGAAAAAGTAAGAGAAATAACCAATCGGAACAAGGGAATAAGCATGGAAAACAGAATAAAAAGACTAAATCAAATAACAACAGGATGGGTCAACTATTTTGGATTAGCAGACGCGAAAAGCATAATGAAAACCCTTGACGAATGGATAAGGCGAAGACTAAGGGCATGTATATGGAAACAATGGAAGAAGATAAAAACGAAGCATGATAACTTAGTAAAACTAGGAGTAGAAGAACAAAAAGCCTGGGAATACGCCAATACAAGGAAAGGCTACTGGAGAATATCCAATAGCCCAATCCTAAATAAGACTCTTACAAATAAATACTTTGAAAGCATAGGTTATAAGAGTTTATCCCAAAGATATCTAATTGTACACAATTCCTAA
- the eutM gene encoding ethanolamine utilization microcompartment protein EutM — translation MTGEALGMVETRGLVPAIEAADAMVKAANVKLVGYEKIGSGLVTVMVRGDVGATKAATDAGAAAARKVGEVVSVHVIPRPHADVEKILPKAEE, via the coding sequence ATGACAGGTGAAGCATTAGGAATGGTAGAAACAAGAGGATTAGTACCAGCAATTGAAGCTGCAGATGCGATGGTAAAGGCAGCAAACGTAAAACTAGTTGGTTATGAAAAAATAGGGTCAGGATTAGTAACTGTAATGGTAAGAGGAGATGTAGGGGCGACTAAGGCTGCTACTGACGCAGGGGCAGCAGCAGCAAGAAAAGTTGGTGAGGTTGTATCTGTCCATGTAATTCCAAGACCTCACGCAGATGTTGAGAAGATTCTTCCTAAAGCTGAAGAGTAA
- the pduB gene encoding propanediol utilization microcompartment protein PduB: MDEQVIKKVVEDVLKKVGIEQKEENKANRGEPVITNPGLTEFVGTALGDTIGLVIANVDASLHEKMGIDPKYRSIGIIGGRTGAGPQIMAADEAVKATNTEVVAIELPRDTKGGAGHGNLIIFGAEEVSDARRAVEVALKELRRTFGDVYVNEAGHLEFQYTARASYALQKAFGAPLGKAFGLIVGAPAAIGVLCCDTAVKAAEVEVIGYASPAKGTSMTNEAILFISGDSGAVRQAIIAAREVGLKLLSTLGEAPKSLSGEPYI, from the coding sequence ATGGATGAACAAGTAATCAAAAAAGTAGTCGAAGATGTATTGAAAAAAGTAGGAATAGAGCAAAAAGAAGAAAATAAAGCAAATAGAGGAGAGCCAGTAATTACAAATCCAGGCTTGACTGAATTTGTAGGTACTGCACTAGGTGACACAATTGGATTGGTAATTGCAAATGTGGATGCTTCTTTGCATGAGAAAATGGGAATTGACCCAAAGTATCGTTCTATAGGAATAATTGGTGGTCGTACAGGAGCAGGACCACAAATAATGGCTGCGGATGAAGCAGTAAAAGCTACAAACACAGAAGTAGTTGCTATTGAATTGCCAAGGGATACGAAAGGTGGCGCTGGACATGGGAACCTTATCATCTTCGGTGCAGAAGAAGTCTCGGATGCAAGAAGAGCAGTAGAGGTTGCATTGAAAGAGCTGAGACGCACCTTTGGCGATGTATATGTAAACGAAGCTGGACATTTAGAATTCCAGTATACTGCAAGAGCAAGCTATGCATTGCAAAAAGCATTTGGAGCTCCGTTAGGAAAGGCATTTGGATTGATTGTGGGAGCACCAGCTGCAATTGGAGTATTATGCTGTGATACTGCTGTAAAGGCAGCAGAAGTAGAAGTTATTGGCTATGCTAGTCCAGCAAAAGGTACCAGTATGACAAATGAGGCGATATTATTTATTTCAGGAGATTCTGGAGCAGTGAGACAAGCTATTATTGCTGCAAGAGAAGTGGGATTGAAGCTTCTAAGTACACTTGGAGAGGCACCAAAATCTCTGAGTGGTGAACCTTATATTTAA